The following proteins are encoded in a genomic region of Phragmites australis chromosome 9, lpPhrAust1.1, whole genome shotgun sequence:
- the LOC133929405 gene encoding ubiquitin-conjugating enzyme E2 36-like, which produces MANSNLPRRIIKETQRLLSEPAPGISASPSEENMRYFNVMILGPAQSPYEGGVFKLELFLPEEYPMAAPKVRFLTKIYHPNIDKLGRICLDILKDKWSPALQIRTVLLSIQALLSAPNPDDPLSDNIAKHWKANEVEAVETAKEWTGLYASGA; this is translated from the exons ATGGCCAACAGCAACCTCCCGCGCCGAATCATCAAG GAGACGCAGCGGCTTCTCAGCGAACCAG CTCCAGGGATTAGCGCGTCGCCGTCCGAGGAGAACATGCGGTACTTCAATGTCATGATCCTTGGCCCGGCGCAGTCACCCTATGAAG GTGGAGTTTTCAAGCTTGAGCTTTTCTTGCCTGAGGAATATCCAATGGCTGCTCCAAAG GTTAGATTTCTCACCAAAATTTACCATCCCAACATCGACAAG CTTGGTAGGATATGCCTTGACATTCTCAAGGACAAGTGGAGTCCAGCTCTTCAGATACGCACGGTTCTGTTGAG CATCCAGGCACTGCTGAGTGCTCCAAATCCAGATGATCCTCTCTCAGACAACATTGCAAAACACTGGAAAGCAAATGAAGTTGAAGCTGTTGAGACAG CGAAGGAGTGGACTGGCCTGTATGCAAGTGGGGCATGA